A window from Chlamydia gallinacea 08-1274/3 encodes these proteins:
- the dnaA gene encoding chromosomal replication initiator protein DnaA, translated as MLTCSECNTWEQFVNYVKTRCSKTAFENWISPIHVIEETQEKIRLEVPNIFVQNYLLDNYKKDLCSFVPLNAQGEPALEFVISEIKRPPTQSLSPRESQTLSLENSDEPKDFELKLNSLYRFDNFIEGPSNQFVKSAAMGIASHPGRSYNPLFIHGGVGLGKTHLLHAVGHYVREHHKHLRVHCITTEAFINDLVHHLRVKSIDKMKNFYRSLDLLLVDDIQFLQNRQNFEEEFCNTFETLINLNKQIVITSDKPPSQLKLSERIIARMEWGLVAHVGIPDLETRVAILQHKAEQKGLNIPNEIAFYIADHIYGNVRQLEGAINKLTAYCRLFGKTLTENVIRDTLKELFRSPIKQKVSIESILKSVAMVFQVKLQDLKGNSRAKELVLARQVAMYLAKTLITDSLVAIGSAFGKTHSTVLYACKTIEEKIEKDETLTRQINLCKNHIAG; from the coding sequence ATGTTAACCTGTAGCGAATGTAATACTTGGGAACAGTTTGTCAATTATGTGAAAACGCGTTGCTCAAAAACGGCATTTGAAAACTGGATTTCCCCTATTCACGTCATAGAGGAAACTCAAGAAAAAATTCGTTTAGAAGTTCCTAATATTTTTGTTCAGAATTACCTTCTGGATAACTATAAAAAAGACTTATGTTCTTTTGTTCCTTTAAATGCTCAAGGCGAACCCGCTTTAGAGTTTGTTATCTCAGAAATCAAAAGACCTCCTACACAATCTCTATCTCCTCGAGAATCTCAAACGCTGTCTTTAGAAAATTCTGATGAACCTAAAGACTTTGAATTAAAGCTGAATTCTCTCTATCGCTTTGATAACTTTATAGAAGGTCCTTCCAACCAATTTGTCAAATCTGCTGCCATGGGGATTGCAAGCCATCCAGGACGTTCTTACAATCCTCTATTCATTCATGGAGGTGTGGGGTTAGGAAAAACTCATCTTCTTCACGCTGTAGGACATTATGTTCGGGAACACCATAAACATCTTCGCGTACATTGCATTACAACAGAAGCCTTTATTAATGATCTTGTTCACCACTTAAGAGTAAAGTCTATTGATAAAATGAAAAATTTTTATCGCTCCTTAGATCTACTTCTCGTGGACGATATCCAATTCTTACAAAATCGACAAAACTTTGAAGAAGAATTTTGCAATACGTTTGAAACTTTAATTAATTTAAATAAGCAAATTGTCATTACTAGTGACAAACCCCCAAGCCAGTTGAAATTATCTGAACGCATTATAGCAAGAATGGAATGGGGTTTAGTTGCCCATGTAGGTATTCCTGACTTGGAAACCCGTGTAGCTATATTACAGCATAAAGCAGAACAAAAAGGCTTGAATATCCCGAATGAAATTGCTTTTTATATTGCAGATCATATTTATGGCAATGTGCGACAGTTAGAAGGAGCCATTAATAAACTCACTGCTTACTGCCGCTTGTTTGGGAAAACTCTGACAGAAAATGTTATCCGTGACACCTTAAAGGAGCTTTTTCGCTCTCCCATAAAACAAAAAGTATCCATAGAAAGCATTTTAAAAAGTGTTGCTATGGTATTTCAAGTCAAGTTACAAGATCTCAAAGGTAACTCACGGGCAAAGGAATTGGTTTTAGCCCGCCAAGTCGCTATGTACCTAGCAAAAACTTTAATTACAGACTCTTTAGTCGCTATTGGTTCTGCTTTTGGGAAAACACATTCCACCGTACTCTATGCTTGTAAAACTATAGAAGAAAAAATAGAGAAAGATGAAACTTTAACGCGTCAGATTAATTTATGTAAAAACCACATTGCTGGCTAA
- a CDS encoding tetratricopeptide repeat family protein, with protein MLDNEWKAILGWGDEELEELRISGYSFLRQGHYQKAILFFEALVILDPLSIYDFQTLGGLYLQVGKNAEALVVLDQALRMQGDHLPTLLNKTKALFCLGRIEEASAIAVYLASCDQPLIANDAEALLMSYANKTIKRTTTLSQ; from the coding sequence ATGTTAGATAATGAATGGAAAGCTATTTTAGGATGGGGAGATGAAGAATTAGAAGAATTGCGTATTTCTGGATATTCCTTCCTTCGTCAAGGGCACTATCAAAAAGCTATCCTTTTTTTTGAAGCTCTCGTCATTTTAGATCCTCTTAGTATTTATGATTTTCAAACCCTTGGGGGATTATATTTACAAGTAGGAAAGAATGCTGAAGCTTTGGTAGTCTTGGATCAAGCATTGCGAATGCAAGGAGATCATCTACCCACACTACTAAACAAAACAAAAGCACTTTTTTGTTTAGGTCGCATTGAAGAAGCCTCAGCTATTGCTGTCTATCTTGCCTCATGTGACCAGCCCCTTATTGCTAATGATGCTGAAGCCCTACTGATGAGTTACGCCAATAAAACCATAAAAAGAACTACAACTCTTTCTCAATAG